In Brassica napus cultivar Da-Ae chromosome A3, Da-Ae, whole genome shotgun sequence, the sequence ACTATCAGCGAGGTAATTTGCGTTTACGGATGCTCTTCAATGTAAAAGTCTCACATCCTATTAGAGCGTGATCATAAACTGCAGTCCATGTGGAGTGAGCCATTAGAACCTGATTCTTAAGAAAAGCCTGATCGCATAGAATAGCCTGATTATAAACTGCAGATCATGGCTAGTCAAGTAGAAGATCCTGACCTCACAGTTAAGCCTATGGGGTATGGTGTAGGTAGGGGATATAGAGGTGGCAATTGGAGAAGGATATCATATGTTGTTGGTTTAATAAAAGCTTCACGGTAAGTTGATTAATCCaacattacaaaaataaaagctTTAAATTAGTGAAATTTGCTTCAGGACATGGTATTCATTAGCTGCAGACAAGATGTGTGAAGAAGCATGCAACTCGTTAATttgcaagaaaacaaaattctcTTAAATTTGATTGATACGAGAAGAACAGAGTCTAATATAAAAAAACGTTGATAATTTATGAATTTGGAAgtttacaacaacaaaaactagCTCCAACATTCATTCATCATCCTTCCACATGTCAGCAAACTCATCAGGCTCCAATGGGTTCGAGATCTCATgcatcttcttcctcgttttTGCTTTGATCTTCTTAGCAAACTTCCCAGCTTTATTTCTTTTCTCCAACGCTCGGATCTTAAGGaacaaaatcgaaaacaaaCATATGATTTACACGTGCATCAGCAGCAAACGTGTTCTCAATCAAGCTGAACAGAGAACTAGTCAGTACCTGGTTTGGAGAGACGTAGAATGGGTTCTCATAAAGTGTTGGACCTCCAAAGCTGCCTCCAAATATCTTAATCGGATTTAAACAAAACCTTGGACCAACCTATTAATCAAATTTTTACTTCAATCAACACTAACTAATCAGAACTAAGCAAATTATTGTTACTAATGGTTATATAGCCAGACCTCTACAAGTGTCATTTTATCCAGACCACCTCTTGCAACCTTGTCTGCCTCGTTATGAGGTACCGATATCTGCAAACAGACATTAACTAAGTTAAACCAAACTGAAGTAATGTGTAATCCCAAAGATACTAAAAGTTCAACCAAACCTGGTAATTACGGAACCATATATGGTCGTCAACAATGGAGAAAGCAAACACGTGGTCATGGTAAGGTTTAGACTTTCTATGTTCCTTGGGGATTCCAAACACCTGCAAGGAGAATACTAATCAGCATGAGGTATAAAACAAAACTAACCAGAGGCAATAACATAAGGGGTGTTGGATAATGACCTGTGTTAACATCTCTTTCAAAAGCTTCCAATGTACATCTTTATCGAAATTGGATGAGAATGTCAAGAGTGGGCGTGACCCTTTCAGATGGTTTCCAGTTAGTTTCAGCTCCTCCATTGTGTGCACTAAACACCATACAGAAAAATTAAAGAACCATATAAGCTAAACAATGATAAGCTCCACCATAGAACAACACTAGGGAGTAGAGAAAGTACCAGCATTAACCAAGAACTTAACAGAGGGTCCACTAGGAGACTTAACCATCCACATGTAAAGATCTTTATGCTTCCTACActgaacacaacaacaacaacaacaaacaaaccTCAGTTTAttgaaagaaaacaaagatgTTGACTTTACAGTTTACTAAGAGCAGAGGGGCAAAGGAAACCACTTTGAACCAGACAAAGATGGAACCTTTACCTCAAAAAACAAGCAAGAACAAAAACCCTTTAACTCCACAATCTCCTTAAGAGCAGAGAGACAAAGGAAACCACTTTGAACAAGAGaaaagattgaatctttaccTCGAAGAACAAGCAAGAAGAAGACCCTTTAAGCTCAACAAGCTCATTAAGAGTGGCGCCTTTACTGCTCTTAGCTTCGACCTTACTATCTTTCTTACAGTGAGGTAGAAGCGACACAATGTTCAGCATCAGATGCCGATACCTGAAACTGATACGACGGGAGCAAGTGACGAGAACCTTCTCTTTGTTCCTGAACTCAGGCGCTGGTTTAGGTTCCTCTGCATCTTGGGTTTTATCTTTCCAGCCCAGTAGAGTTCTTTTAGGTCTCTCCGGAGCAGAGTCGTCTTTCTTCGGTGGTGCCGCCGATTCAGTCTCGCTGTGCtttctcttcttccccattgcgagacgacgacgacgatgaAAGATTCAAAAtatcttttagggttttagtacCGAAGAAGAGACAACTTGTTTCACGAGCGAACGACAACGTTTCGTAATTTAAAATACGGGCCGAGCTTTTAATGGGCTTTTAATGGGCTATCTAC encodes:
- the LOC106439413 gene encoding ribosome biogenesis protein BRX1 homolog 1; amino-acid sequence: MGKKRKHSETESAAPPKKDDSAPERPKRTLLGWKDKTQDAEEPKPAPEFRNKEKVLVTCSRRISFRYRHLMLNIVSLLPHCKKDSKVEAKSSKGATLNELVELKGSSSCLFFECRKHKDLYMWMVKSPSGPSVKFLVNAVHTMEELKLTGNHLKGSRPLLTFSSNFDKDVHWKLLKEMLTQVFGIPKEHRKSKPYHDHVFAFSIVDDHIWFRNYQISVPHNEADKVARGGLDKMTLVEVGPRFCLNPIKIFGGSFGGPTLYENPFYVSPNQIRALEKRNKAGKFAKKIKAKTRKKMHEISNPLEPDEFADMWKDDE